One part of the Streptococcus sp. oral taxon 431 genome encodes these proteins:
- a CDS encoding LPXTG cell wall anchor domain-containing protein translates to MPESLSLDSLDIDSIITSDSISTSVSQSLSLSASISQSMPRSTSASTSTSTSMPHSASTSVSASTSATHSTSTTHSTSTTHSTSTSQVLQTDTTKARKQLPNTGETASATNALLGVVAGLTGLGLVAKRRKRDDEE, encoded by the coding sequence ATGCCAGAAAGCTTGTCACTTGATAGCTTAGATATTGATAGTATTATTACATCTGATTCAATTAGTACATCAGTATCACAATCACTATCATTATCAGCAAGTATTAGTCAATCAATGCCTCGTTCAACATCAGCAAGCACAAGCACCTCAACATCAATGCCTCATTCGGCATCAACAAGTGTAAGTGCTTCAACATCAGCGACTCATTCGACTTCAACGACTCATTCGACTTCAACGACTCATTCGACTTCAACTAGTCAAGTTCTACAAACTGATACCACTAAGGCCCGTAAGCAATTACCAAATACAGGTGAAACTGCTTCAGCTACAAATGCTCTCCTTGGAGTTGTAGCAGGTCTAACTGGATTAGGATTAGTGGCTAAACGTCGTAAGCGTGATGATGAAGAATAA
- a CDS encoding DeoR/GlpR family DNA-binding transcription regulator, with protein sequence MLKQEKLDTILEIVNTKGTITVKEIMNRLDISDMTARRYLQELADKDLLVRVHGGAEKLRTGSLLNNERSNVEKQGLQTAEKQEIARFAGHLVEERETIFIGPGTTLEFFARELAIDNIRVVTNSLPVFLVLNERKLTDLILIGGNYRSITGAFVGTLTLQDIASLQFSKAFVSCNGIKDHAIATFSEDEGEAQKLALENANKKYLLADHSKFDKFDFFTFYNISDIDTIITDSKLSDQTLLSLSKQTKIIKSKP encoded by the coding sequence ATGCTGAAGCAAGAAAAACTAGATACTATTTTAGAAATTGTTAATACAAAAGGGACTATCACTGTTAAAGAGATTATGAATCGCCTTGATATTTCCGATATGACAGCTAGACGATATTTACAAGAGTTAGCGGATAAGGATTTGCTGGTTCGAGTTCATGGTGGAGCTGAAAAACTTCGAACAGGTTCTTTGTTAAACAATGAGCGTTCTAACGTTGAAAAACAGGGGTTACAGACAGCAGAAAAACAAGAAATTGCTCGCTTTGCCGGTCACTTGGTTGAAGAAAGAGAAACTATTTTCATTGGTCCAGGTACCACATTAGAATTCTTTGCGCGTGAGCTTGCTATCGATAACATTCGAGTTGTTACCAATAGTTTACCTGTATTTCTCGTTCTAAATGAGCGTAAGCTAACTGATCTCATTCTAATCGGTGGTAATTATCGTTCAATTACTGGAGCCTTTGTAGGTACTCTAACCCTTCAAGATATCGCTAGTTTGCAATTTTCAAAAGCCTTCGTTAGTTGTAATGGTATCAAGGATCATGCTATCGCTACCTTTAGTGAAGACGAAGGTGAAGCTCAGAAATTAGCACTGGAAAACGCCAATAAAAAGTATCTCCTAGCTGACCATAGCAAATTTGATAAATTTGATTTCTTTACATTTTACAATATTTCAGATATCGACACTATTATCACTGATTCTAAATTAAGTGACCAAACGCTCCTATCCCTATCTAAACAAACTAAAATTATCAAGTCTAAGCCTTAA
- the nrdF gene encoding class 1b ribonucleoside-diphosphate reductase subunit beta produces the protein MKTYYKAINWNAIEDVIDKSTWEKLTEQFWLDTRIPLSNDLDDWRKLSNKEKDLVGKVFGGLTLLDTMQSETGVQALRADIRTPHEEAVFNNIQFMESVHAKSYSSIFSTLNTKSEIEEIFEWTNTNPYLQKKAEIINEIYLNGTPLEKKVASVFLETFLFYSGFFTPLYYLGNNKLANVAEIIKLIIRDESVHGTYIGYKFQLGFNELPEEEQEKLKEWMYDLLYTLYENEEGYTESLYDGVGWTEEVKTFLRYNANKALMNLGQDPLFPDSADDVNPIVMNGISTGTSNHDFFSQVGNGYLLGEVEAMQDDDYNYGLN, from the coding sequence ATGAAAACTTACTACAAAGCCATTAACTGGAATGCCATCGAAGATGTCATTGACAAATCAACCTGGGAAAAACTGACTGAGCAGTTCTGGCTCGATACGCGTATTCCCTTGTCAAATGACCTAGATGACTGGAGAAAGCTTTCTAACAAGGAAAAAGACCTTGTTGGTAAAGTTTTTGGAGGTTTGACCCTTCTTGATACCATGCAATCAGAAACTGGTGTTCAAGCCCTTCGTGCTGATATTCGTACGCCTCACGAGGAAGCTGTTTTTAACAATATCCAATTTATGGAATCTGTTCATGCTAAGTCTTACTCTTCTATCTTTTCTACCTTGAATACTAAGTCAGAAATAGAAGAGATTTTCGAATGGACCAACACCAATCCATATCTTCAGAAAAAAGCTGAAATTATCAATGAAATCTACCTAAACGGAACTCCTCTTGAGAAGAAAGTAGCTAGTGTTTTCCTTGAAACCTTCCTTTTCTACTCTGGTTTCTTTACACCACTCTACTATCTTGGAAACAACAAGTTGGCCAACGTAGCAGAAATTATCAAATTGATTATTCGTGATGAGTCAGTTCACGGAACCTACATCGGCTACAAGTTCCAGCTTGGTTTCAATGAATTGCCAGAAGAAGAGCAAGAAAAACTCAAAGAATGGATGTACGACCTGCTCTACACTCTTTACGAGAATGAAGAAGGCTACACAGAAAGCCTCTATGACGGTGTTGGTTGGACTGAAGAAGTTAAAACCTTCCTTCGTTACAATGCTAATAAAGCTCTTATGAATCTTGGGCAAGATCCTCTCTTCCCTGACTCAGCGGACGATGTCAACCCAATCGTTATGAACGGGATTTCAACTGGTACATCAAACCACGACTTCTTCTCTCAAGTTGGTAATGGTTATCTACTTGGTGAAGTTGAAGCTATGCAGGATGATGACTATAACTATGGACTAAATTAA
- the nrdE gene encoding class 1b ribonucleoside-diphosphate reductase subunit alpha, which translates to MGLKQLEDVTYFRLNNEINRPVNGQIMLHKDKEALEAFFKENVVPNTMVFNSITDKINFLIEHNYIETAFIKKYRPEFLEELHQFIKDQNFQFKSFMAAYKFYNQYALKTNDGEYYLESMEDRVFFNALYFADGDEAIAIDIANEIIHQRYQPATPSFLNAGRARRGELVSCFLIQVTDDMNSIGRSINSALQLSRIGGGVGISLSNLREAGAPIKGYEGAASGVVPVMKLFEDSFSYSNQLGQRQGAGVVYLNVFHPDIIAFLSTKKENADEKVRVKTLSLGVVVPDKFYELARKNEEMYLFSPYSVELEYGVPFNYIDITEKYDELVANPNIRKTKIKARDLETEISKLQQESGYPYVVNIDTANRANPVDGKIIMSNLCSEILQVQEPSLINDAQEFLKMGTDVSCNLGSTNVVNMMTSPDFGRSIRAMVRALTFVTDSSHIVAVPTIDHGNSQAHTFGLGAMGLHSYLAQQLIEYGSPESVEFTSIYFMLMNYWTLVESNNLARERGITFHNFEKSDYANGSYFDKYLTGEFLPKSDRVKELFKDIFIPTAADWAELRDKVKADGLYHQNRLAVAPNGSISYINDVSASIHPITQRIEERQEKKIGKIYYPAAGLSTETIPYYTSAYDMDMRKVIDVYAAATEHVDQGISLTLFMRSDIPTGLYEWKKENKQTTRDLSILRNYAFNKGIKSIYYVRTFTDDGGEVGANQCESCVI; encoded by the coding sequence CGTCCTGTTAATGGACAAATCATGCTTCACAAAGACAAAGAAGCTTTAGAAGCCTTCTTTAAAGAAAATGTTGTACCAAATACAATGGTTTTTAACTCAATTACGGATAAGATCAACTTCCTCATTGAGCATAACTACATTGAGACAGCATTTATCAAGAAATACCGTCCAGAATTTTTGGAAGAACTGCATCAATTTATTAAGGATCAAAACTTCCAATTTAAATCTTTCATGGCTGCCTATAAATTCTATAATCAGTATGCTTTGAAAACTAATGATGGGGAGTACTATCTTGAAAGCATGGAAGACCGCGTCTTCTTTAACGCCCTTTATTTCGCAGATGGTGATGAAGCGATTGCTATCGATATTGCCAACGAAATCATCCACCAACGTTATCAACCTGCTACTCCTTCTTTCTTGAATGCAGGCCGTGCGCGTCGTGGTGAGTTGGTATCTTGCTTCTTGATCCAGGTAACCGATGATATGAACTCTATCGGACGTTCTATCAACTCAGCTCTTCAACTTTCACGTATCGGTGGTGGCGTGGGAATTTCCCTCAGCAACCTTCGTGAAGCTGGAGCACCTATCAAAGGGTATGAGGGTGCTGCTTCTGGTGTCGTACCAGTTATGAAGCTTTTCGAAGACAGCTTCTCTTACTCAAACCAATTGGGTCAACGTCAAGGTGCTGGGGTTGTTTACCTCAATGTCTTCCACCCAGACATTATCGCCTTCCTTTCAACTAAGAAGGAAAATGCCGATGAAAAAGTTCGTGTCAAGACTCTCTCACTTGGTGTTGTGGTACCAGATAAATTCTACGAATTGGCTCGCAAAAATGAAGAAATGTACCTTTTCAGCCCATACTCTGTTGAGCTTGAATACGGTGTGCCGTTCAACTACATCGACATCACTGAAAAATACGATGAGCTAGTCGCAAATCCAAATATCCGTAAGACAAAAATCAAGGCGCGTGATTTGGAAACTGAAATTTCTAAATTGCAACAAGAATCTGGTTATCCTTATGTCGTCAACATTGATACTGCTAACCGTGCAAATCCAGTTGATGGTAAGATTATCATGAGTAACTTGTGTTCTGAGATTCTCCAAGTGCAAGAACCAAGTCTTATCAACGATGCGCAAGAATTCCTAAAAATGGGTACTGATGTTTCATGTAATCTCGGTTCAACAAACGTAGTAAACATGATGACTTCACCTGACTTTGGTCGTTCTATCCGCGCCATGGTCCGTGCCCTTACTTTCGTTACAGATAGTTCACACATCGTAGCTGTACCTACGATTGATCATGGAAATAGCCAAGCTCATACTTTTGGTCTTGGTGCCATGGGACTTCACAGTTACCTTGCCCAACAACTGATTGAGTATGGATCCCCTGAGTCTGTTGAGTTTACTAGTATCTACTTTATGCTTATGAACTACTGGACCTTGGTAGAATCTAATAACCTCGCGCGTGAACGAGGTATCACCTTCCACAACTTTGAAAAATCAGATTATGCCAACGGTAGCTACTTTGATAAGTATTTGACTGGCGAATTCCTTCCAAAATCAGACCGTGTTAAAGAACTCTTCAAAGATATCTTTATCCCTACTGCTGCCGACTGGGCTGAACTTCGTGATAAAGTTAAAGCAGATGGACTTTACCACCAAAATCGCCTTGCTGTAGCGCCAAATGGTTCTATCAGTTACATCAACGATGTTTCTGCTTCTATCCACCCAATTACGCAACGTATCGAAGAACGCCAAGAGAAGAAAATCGGTAAGATTTACTATCCTGCTGCTGGTTTGTCAACAGAAACAATTCCTTACTACACTTCTGCTTATGACATGGATATGCGTAAGGTCATTGATGTTTATGCTGCTGCAACCGAGCACGTTGACCAAGGAATTTCACTCACACTCTTCATGCGTAGTGATATTCCAACAGGCCTTTACGAATGGAAGAAAGAAAACAAACAAACGACACGTGACTTGTCTATCCTTCGTAACTATGCCTTCAACAAAGGTATCAAGTCTATCTACTACGTCCGTACCTTTACAGATGATGGTGGAGAAGTCGGTGCTAACCAATGTGAAAGCTGTGTGATTTAA